tcgaatatgcccctttttattaagtctggtaatctaagaattagggaacagacaccctaattgacgcgaatcctaaagatagatctatcgggcccaacaagccccatccaaagtaccggatgctttagtacttcgaaatttatatcatatccgaagggtgtccaggaatgatggggatattcttatatatgcatcttgttaatgtcggttaccaggtgttcaccatatgaatgatttttatctctatgtatgggatgtgtattgaaatatgaaatcttgtggtttattattatgatttgatatatataggttaaacctataactcaccaacatttttgttgacgttttaagcatgtttattctcaggtgattattaagagcttccgctgtcgcatacttaaataaggacgagatttggagtccatgcttgtatgatattatgtaaaaactgcattcaagaaacttatttggttgtaacatatttgtattgtaaaccattatgtaatggtcgtgtgtaaacaggatattttagattatcattatttgataatctacgtaaagctttttaaacctttattgatgaaataaaggttatggtttgttttaaaatgaatgcagtctttgaaaaacgtcacatatagaggtcaaaacctcgcaacgaaatcaattaatatggaacgtttttaatcaataagaacgggacatttcaacatgcataatcatttaataattattagattaactaatttgaagataggttcgacagactccaaagagttgtcattcgattagacaatacccccatctattaatggtccatggtccaatgtccacaagtgtcggtcttttgtccataccctaattatggtacaaaatctaataacccaatctttaatatttagtccaacatcatgattacttcagctcaaataagcattataataacttagttacgagacattaatttaaaaaggaagaacatagcttacagtggtgaataatcgcgtagcgttacacggacagagttccgactttaaaacccgtaaaacatttcttacaataactcaattattattaaacttaaattaaaattataattataaatatatataaatatataaattacatatatagagaaagaagattggaaaaaggtgtgtctttcttcattctccgtagtctcgttttataggcaaatgttgatttgaaattttcacttatgaccccttaactatgctcaattaacaactttttattatttattattattcttattatgaattatttaaatattatattatattcttgtgcatagttgacttgtactttcagctccgttgtgtcgagcgttgaaagttggttcatgtctcggttccgtatttttgaacgccttttcgtataatttaatatcttgtactttgcgttttacggcttgtacgtttgtaatttttagacgtttctcatcaatatattgaaccacttggattgtactttgtactttttagctttttggtagtttgcatcttcaaatcgtcgaatctgccttttgtcttcaccttttattatttaaacgaatatcacttgtaaatagaacaattgcaactaaaatcttgtctttcttgagggataatgctatgaaatatgtgttcgtttttagcattatcactcttgtttacaacaaatttagaagaccataagctatagaaacttagatccaacacaagtgtatgaagttataactaaaatgtttaacttccatgttcttgaacttacaaagtttaactttggtttcaagaaatatgagatcaagattaactagtaatacttgaccaaattaacaacatcacaactttaaagtacttacaaaagaaagaattatactaaagtacaagtattatgttcatgtttgtttcatacttaggaagattcaaatcaaagtttggatcttaggatttaagtctacaaaacatgaacacaagtatgattatgaaacttatgaactttaaatcttgaaaacatttaagtgtagaaccataaactaacaagtttagattcttgttcttggttcttcatcaaacaaaagatgaaagtaaccaagattacatgaggattcaagctagataacttgatctttaacaactacAAACAATCAAACAAGTAattgatgatgatatatgatgataTATTTCAGTTTTaatgaaagaaaaagaaagaagaatgaagcttgttacttacaaagtagagagaaaatgtgagagaaatgaaagtgtgaaatgaagtgtgtgtgagaaatgaagaatactagtaaataagtatacgaaaaaaaaaaattgaactcctcTTCCCATCCTCATAGGCCGACGGTCATAAGCTCAAAGGGGAAGGTTCAAAAGCTAACTTTCcaacatgggagaatggtgtatgcttagaatggtattaaatttaaatggtatgggaaagaggtgtaagtatacatgtaactagtCTCCTTATGTCACTAACTATTCTAGTTTAAGCcttaatgaaatacttgcataataatgggcaaactagtccattaagaaagtagggtgggcttccaagtccatatcaaataataaaagcccaagtccaagtatgtaacaaattaaataaataagcccaagtaattaactactaacattcgttaattaaaaataattaataataattaatcatgaacgtaaataatattcgaaatatcattcgtgtaaagtacgtgtgtcacaaagacaagtcgggccatgaaaagttaaatacggtaacaagtaacacgtataagaacacgtttattaaaacgcaagcattaataataaattattaataattaaacgttggaaaatctagggtcgttacagtGTGGATTTAGAAGCCATTGACTCCACGCGATTGTTATTTTTTTGACCTTCTTGAAATCCATTCGAACGATTTGATTTGGACTTCATTTAGAGACATGGGGCCATTACCCTTCTTTTGAAATAGAGTAAGATTTTGATTTCGCCAAATGATGTACCCGGCTACCCATTCAATGGCTTACCATATCTTTGAAGTTTGAGAAGCATTCAAGATATTGTACATTCCCTTGAACATTTCACTTAAACTTGAGTACATTGGACGACTTGTATTACACCACCGAAAAATTCGAAGTCATAAATCTTTTGCAAAAGAACAGTGTAATAATGTATGTTCGACTGTTTCAACATCATTATCATAAATGGGGCATCGAACCGAATCTAAGTCTACTTCTCTTTTGTCGAGTTCCTCACGAACCGGGATTCGTTGTTGTTTAGCATGCCAAATAAATAGCCCAATTTTTTGAGGAAGAATTTGAAGTCGTTCAGTCTCGATAGATGAAGTAGATGCCTGCAGGTTCTTGTCATTGATGAGCTTAGATAATACATTGACTGAAAACAGTCCGTTGGAATGGAGATTCCACGACCATGAATCGGTATCACCTGTTGCAAACACGAAACTGTTAAGTAATTCAGTGAGAATGGTTAGTTCTGATCGAGTTCTTCCCACTGGACTACGGTTCCAGCTCCATGTAAAATATGATGAGCCGTTTTCCTTTTTTATTCGGTTCTTCAGCAGCACGTTTGGTTGCGACTCGAGCAAAAATAACCTCCTGAATCTATCTTGAAGCGCATGATTTTGTAACCATTTATCCAACCAAAATTGTACATGATCACCTTTGCATATACGTCTTACAAACAAATTATTAAACGATACACCAAGTTCATCAATATGTAGACCAACCTTACTTATGTTTTTCTAGATCGAACCATTACACAATCTTGTATTGAGTTTTGACCGCCCAAACCCCCGTCCCGACCATAAATACTCGTTTTGATTTTGACCCAGAAAGCATTTTTTTCAACATGAAACCGCCACCACCACTTTCCCAATAATGCTAAACTTTTTGAGTTTAAAGTCTCGATGTTTAAACCCCCGCCCTCATATGGTGCTAAAATagtatcccatttaacccatgaaaTTTTTGAATTATCCctcgacccgccccaaaagaatttTCTTCTCACCTTCGAGCATGGAGATGACACGCGATGAAGCACGGTATAGGGAGAAGGCATACAATGGAAGACTATTAAGCACGAATTTGATTAGGGTAAGGCGACCCTCGAATGACGTCGATTTTGTTTTCCAATCCGCCAATCTTGACCggaatttttctatgaaagattcCCAATACCGAATATTTTTCATCTTTTTTCCTATAGGGAGCCCAAGGTATGAGAAAGAAAAGTTTCCAATACGACATCCATGTCTACTTGCCATCTTTTCAACCACATTTTGTTGGACACCCATTCTGAAAAGACAACTCTTCGTAATATTCACTTTTAGCCCCGAGAATATTTCAAAGCACTCAAGAAGTTTGAATATGTTTTGAGTATTTCATTTACTCCACTCTCCGAATAATATAGTATCATCGGCATGTTGTAGATGCGATAAAACCACTTTGTCTTTTTCGACTTCAATCCCTTTGATAAGATTAGTTTGGAGTGCTCGCTTGACAAGGGCATTTAGCCCTTCCGCCGCGACAATAAAGAGATAAGGAGATATCGGGTCTCATTGTCGAACTCCTTTATGGAGCATGAACTCATCGGTTGGGGATCCATTAACTAATACTGACACCGAAGCCGACGATAAACATGTTTTCATCCAATTTCTCCATTTTAATCCGAACCACATTTTTCCATGATCTTGAGTAGAAACTCCCACTTGATACTATCGAAAGCTTTTTCAAAGTCAGCTTTAAAAAGAAGACATTTTTTCTTTTGTCTTTTAAGCTCATTCAAAGATTCGTTAGCCACTAGGATCCCATCAAGAATGTACTTTCCCTTTATAAAGGCGCTTTGCTCAAAACCAATTATCTTGTGGATTATTTTATGGATCCTTCTAGAAAATATCTTGGCCATGATTTTATAATAGCTTCCAATGATACTAATGGGGCGATATTCGCCTAAGCCCATTGGATCACTCTTCTTTGGGATCAATGTCAAGAAACCTGCATTACACCCTTTGGAGATTGTTTCCTTCGACCAAACCAACTTCAAGTCCTCCTTTATCAaccaaaagatttttttttaaaaaatttagatTGAAATCGTCGGGACCCAAAGCTTTTGAGGAATCACAATCTTTAATAGCAAACCATATATCCTCTTCTACAAATGGCAAAGCACAAGCTTCTCCAGGACTGATCGAATTAAATTGCAGAGAATTCAGAGACTCATAATTTGGTTTCGAAGTCTGATTATCCCAAACCAGTTTGCTGAAGTAATTTTGTATCTCACTTTTGATTGTTGCTGGCCGTTCGTCCCATACACCATCAATATTTAGACCTCTAATCAATGCTTTATTTGATTCCCTTCTAATTACTGTATGAAAAAGGACGTGTTCTCGTCGCCTTCAACAACTCACTCTAGTTTTGCCTTTTGTTTTAGCATATCAGATTTTCCCTTTTCTTTTTTCAACCAACATACCCTTGCATTCAACCACTCTTCACAATCTGATTTAGAAAAAGGATCCGAATCAGCTTTTTTTTTCGAACTCCTCCACTGCTTTTTTACACTATGCAATCTCAGCGTCCAGTACCCCATATTTATGTTTACTCCAACTTCTGATTGTTGCTTTTACATTTTTCAGCTTGTCTCTAAAATTACAGTCATCCTTATTTCCTGTTATAGCTTTGTTCCATGCCTCGATAATGATCTTTTTCCACTTCTTCCGATTCTAACCATACATCGAACAATTCAAAAGGTTTTGGACCAAAATCTATATTTTTGTCTTTGAGTAAAATCGGGCAATGGTCCGATGTGTTTCTAACTAGAGCAAGTGATGAGACATAACCCCATATGTATGTAGGAATTGATCACTGGCCAAAAAACGAACGAGTTTGTTGAATTTTTTTTCCATTGTCGCTAATTATTGTGGAAAAGATCATTATCAAGTTTGTTGAAAAAAATGTAGAGTTTATGAATTGAAAAATAGCTCAAGtcagtttaccaaacacttataaaaaataataaacttCAGTCAGCAGTTTCAAAAATAAGTTCCATCTCCGACTCTAGCTGACGAGTTCCAGCTCCAAATACAAGCTCCAGCTGCTTGTAAACGTAAATTGTTATTGTTCATGTTTCGTTTGTTAGTTTCGCTAGTTTGTTTGTCGTGGTTTAGGCGTTTTTTTATTTTGTGTAGGCTTGAATTTGTTTATGTACGTGTGTATGGGGTTGTAGCATGGCCGGTATCGTTTATTGTGTTTCTTTGTTTGCTTTCTTCATCATTCGATGAAGGAGTTTTGTTATAAAAGTTTTCTATATTTTTacaaaagaaaaaaagaaataatTACGTCCGTAGTACCTGTGTTTTGTTCAGTTTTTCACCGCAACACCTAAACTTTGTTTTTAACTTAAGTGGTACCTCAAATTTGTTGGTCTAACGTGGATAGTACCTAAGACTAACTATGGTCAAGATTTAGCAGGCTATCCCTCacatgtgccttgcatgtgagggcACTTTTGTCCGTTTACATTATTTTATAcatttgatttaaaacttgggaaTGAGACTAAAATGCATGTGACGTGCGACATGTTTATTGACTCAACGTTTAATCAGTAGcaaatatttaagttttttttttccaGGTTACACATGCAGACTTTAAGAAGACCAAGGATAAGGTTATGTTTATAAAGAAGGAATGTGTACCATAAGTCCATAACTCCATAAGGGCTTTATATGTAACAACACTCTTTCCGTAAGGACTTATGCCCCCCTTCGCTAGTTTCATTCAGACTTATATACCCTTGGTTTCGATGATTTGTTTTGTATGTTTAAGTGTTTGTTTCTCCCAAGTTCTGCGAGTATTTAACTATGTTGTTATACTTTCTTTGCTGGTAGGAAATTTAagttcccttttctaaacacttggTTTTCATTACGTTTTCAATTTGATGTTTACTTCGTTTAAATTCTTGTTGAGAATGTATTAAGTTGTTGTTACATCCTTTAAAGAACACTTGATGAAAGCTTTAACCGTTTTATTAGTGTCGTTTCGGAAAAAGTTTAGATATGATTTGTTTAGCATATTTATACAGTAAAAAACTATGTCGATTGTTGTAGTCTGGTTTAGCTATAAACCAGCAATGCAGCAATATGGTTGGACGTTTGAAAGTTTTCATCCTTCAACAATTTTAGCAATTTATTCCATCGAAATCATGTTTTTATTTTACATCAAAATGATGATTTTGTACATAGAAAGTTAATTTATAGCCAAGCAGCCAACTTGACTTGTAGCCAACAATATATGCTTGTTATAACCATTGTAGCTAGCCAACTTAATTTATAGCAAATCTTGTGTGATTTTTGTTTATTTATACATTGTTTTGCATGTCATTTTGTTATTTCAAGTATAACATTATACGTAGCTATTAATCTAATTCCCAAGTTATAAATCAAAAGTATAAAAGAATGTACAGGGACAAAAgtgccctcacatgcatggcacatgtgagGGATAACCTGTTAAATCTTGACCATAGTTAGTCTTAGGTACTATCCATGTTAGTCCAACATATTTGAGAAGTTAAAAATAAAGTTTAGGTGCTGTGGTGAAAACTTCACAAACCACAGATATTATGGACGTAATTTTTTCAGAAAAAAATTTGTAATCGTAACTACAAAGTCCGAGTAGTATTTACTTTTAGTACAGAGTAATTTTATTAAAACAGATTTAAGTTTTTGCCTTTCCTAAGTCAAGTTAATCCAACGGCGCATATTTTATCCAGTCACACGGATTGCCAACGTGTCTGATGTTCAATCTGATTCCAAAGTTCAAAAACTccaaaattcatttaaaaacacGTTTACCGCTAAAAATTTCCCCAAATCTTCCTCATTATATAAACCCTAACCTTACCCGACTAACAATCACACATCACAAACGCTTAGTATTCAAACACTCAATCTCTCTTTTGCAATTTAAATTTCCAATTTCAAATGGCTCGTACTAAACAAACCGCTCGGAAATCAACCGGAGGAAAAGCTCCGAGGAAGCAATTGGCGACAAAAGCAGCACGAAAATCAGCACCGGCGACCGGAGGAGTGAAGAAACCACACAGATTCAGGCCAGGAACTGTAGCGTTGAGAGAAATCAGGAAGTATCAAAAGAGCACTGAGCTTTTGATCCGAAAACTGCCGTTTCAAAGGCTTGTGAGAGAAATTGCTCAGGATTTCAAAACTGATTTGCGGTTTCAGAGCTCTGCTGTTGCTGCTCTTCAAGAAGCTTCTGAAGCTTATCTGGTTGGTTTGTTTGAAGATACTAATTTGTGTGCGATTCATGCTAAGAGAGTTACGATTATGCCAAAGGATATGCAGCTTGCACGAAGGATCCGTGGTGAGAGAGCCTAGGGTTAGGGTTTCAATTTGATTTACTATTGTTGTTTCATCTCTTATGTAATTGTCGTAGATCTGTGGGTTCTTTATGTCTTCAAAGATTTCAATCTATTTTGGGGTTCTGAATTGCCTTTTCTTTTTGGTCTTTTTCTACATTACGATTTACATAAATAAATCTTTTTAAGATAGACTAGTACATGTAGCCAACATACAGAACGTATCAGTACTATCTGcagaacaaaaaaataaaaaatcacaaATCCTAGCAACTTGGTATCAACTCAATGCTAGTGAAGAACAGTTTTCCTAATCGACTTCGTAAAGGATTCAGTAAAAAACCTTAAGTATATAGACCAACTTATGTATGCCGTTTTCAAATTACTGAACTCCTACCTATAATTAATGTCTTAAAAAAGCATTGATCTTTGGTCACGGGCGGTTTTATTTAGAGGCAAGCGGGGGGCAGCCGCCCCTAGtgaatttgcaattttcagtgtaaaatttatggatttttcgactttgcccccggtggttTTTTTGTTTTTGcctaaaacctacatattttgcccaaaaaccttcaaattttgcccaaaaaccttcaaattttgcccagaaaccttcataatttgcctaaaaaaCCTCATTTTTTGTCCCAAAAACTCCATATTTTCCCCAAAAAATGgctagcgtttttttttttttttgcccccagtgAAAAAAAATCCTGGTACTGCCACTGTCTTTAGTATATTACTAATACTTGTCTGGATGGGCACGTTTAACCTTGTGACGTTGGCTTGGACCTGCATTTACGAAACGAATTTGAAAATGATTTACGTCATTGAGTACGAAGATGTGAAGTGAAATATTATCCATCGGAGGTTGTTTATTTTATCAACGTATAAGAGACatggcaatttcaacccatttacatACAAATGGGCCGACTTGCGTTATGTTCCATCTTCAACAAGTCAGATGGGTTGAGCTTAAATGATTTAACTAAAAAGGGAAGGGGTCAAATAGGTCAATTGTGTCAAAGAGGTCAAAAGCATCTGATATGTCTTCAAATGCATAATATATCCAAGATCACAGTATTGACAAGAGTTTACATTATCAGTGTTTGAGCCATATTTAGcacaataattaaattaattagttaGTATTTGAAAACAAAATACTTCTGGGGGCTACGTGCCTCATTCCAAAGCAATCTGATTTGTACTAAACAATTACGCGTTTCAATACGTTCCCAACCCACCCATCTTTTCAGCATCTACTTACAAAAGACCTGCTTAATCcttgaacaattgtgtgtaaacaaTGAACAACTAGAAAATTGCTAAACCCATGTATATCTTACATCATTATGGTATCTGGTTGCAGATTGTAGGTACTCCCCCGTAAGCTACAACTGCTTCTTTCGTGTAAGGTGCCACTGCTTCCCGTGTTTTATTAAGATAAGCCTTTGTAAGGAGCCACTGCTTCCCGTAAGAGTGCAATCATTTGTGACAGAGTGAAAAATGATGCCGAACTATGAATTTTTTGCCAAATAATTATATAATTACAAGGTTTTTACATATATAGGAAAAAAAAGAAATCTATGAAACCCGTATAAACGGTTTTGGTAAAACCAGCTTGACACTTGTCAGCAAAACTGAGTATCACAAAAGGCGGTTTGGCCCATGTGTTTGATCACTCTGAAAAACGTGCTGCACTTTTCTGATGGCCACACTGAAACCACGATTGCAGTCACAAACGAAAAAACTCTCAATAACACCCTGCTTACTCTCAATCTCACACTCTTACTACTATCAAGTTTAGTGTATTAACTCAAATGGCGGGCATACAGCTAGAGCTGAGCCACAAGTTGGTGATTTACCGTGGTTATAAGGAAAACATAGACATCGGTCACATGCAATCTTCACGAATCCTAATCAAAGTGAAGCAATAAAACCCAGGAGATGTGATGGAAAGCTTTTTTCTCACATTACGTCTTCCAAACCGATAAATACATCTGCGTGTAAATAGATACATTACAGAAGCGGGATTTGCGGGTGTTTTCGAGACCGAAATCCACAACTTGGATCATGGTCTAATTACAACATTAATTTAGAGGTGGCGTCCGAAGCCACATACATTTCACTTTCCTACGCGTGAAGCCACAATAACTTTACAAGACATGGAAATTTTGTGGGGTTTGTCCATAGATGCAACAACTATCTACGACGTATGGGAGAATTTAGATAAGttatatttgtaacgacccgaatttttcgacttataattatatttattactttcacgaaactgcgtatttgtgcgtactgatttagatgatattctgggatcattaattatgttaattactttcattaatatctacaacgtatttttaagtacttagttacttaacatgatccttgattgcatttacggtcgttagtgtcacttatcgtttaaaacgagctacgtacttggtacacgttaaacttttgtcataattggaatattatgactacgtaaacttaattgttatttattttatgacaattacttggcttaatggCTTATTTAATTACGCTTAATGTTTACTAATGTTCACTAGTTACCTTAATGAACTTTTACCTTAATAGACTTCCATGGTCCAACCTACTAAACTTAGTGGACTAATtagtggattaactagcccatgtaattaataacTAGCCCATGTAAGTATTAAGACAAGTAACTTGCATGCTTATGTACTAATGCTTACACTTTGTTGCATGCCACCCAACATTCCAACAttactttgtaccaccaccatggaccacaccatgccaccaccacatgaggccaaatGGTCCCCTCATTCCCTACCCAAAACCGTCGACAATGCACCACCCCACCACCACTTTATCTTTTTTTAAActctcatttcattctcatttcatttcattcaaacacacacacacacacacacacacacacattttctctCAAGTCTCTCTCTAACTTCTCTCTAaaacttgaagaacttgtaagtgttcttgatcttctttgcttctttttcttcttcattttcgtgaatcatcatcatcataatcaaagattcaagttttgtaacttgaatattcataactcttgtaagattcaaactttgttttgaaaagtcttcaagaacataaaggattcaagttttttagctttgaatcttcataatcttgttagatctaagtgattaacttaagatctctttaattgtgttaatagatcaaaaatcatgtttatgatcttcatgaaacttgtagatccaacttttttactttatggatcttcaagaaagtttgaaatacaagcttactagcttgagatttctacaaaaagttagttaagatcaaagtttattaacttatgatcttctttgattggTTGTACTTTAGATCtgtgacttgtgttttcattaaacaaaagatacaagcttattagcttgagatctcataagtgttgttaggaatccaagctctctagcttagggtttcatttttgtgtttgatctaagttgtgtaacttatggtcttctactttgCTTAAACAAAAGCTCATTAGCTTATGATCATtctactttacaaaatctaagtttcataacttatggtagtgtaaaagttgaaagtctaagtgttatgacttagggtttcaccaataaCACGAGATCTAGAatttttagtctaaggtctttcatacttagctaagatctaagttctataacttaaggtcttgcttatttagtttgattcaaagtttatagcttaataaaaATTGTACTTGTGTtaaaactaagaaat
This window of the Rutidosis leptorrhynchoides isolate AG116_Rl617_1_P2 chromosome 7, CSIRO_AGI_Rlap_v1, whole genome shotgun sequence genome carries:
- the LOC139858299 gene encoding histone H3.2-like, which gives rise to MARTKQTARKSTGGKAPRKQLATKAARKSAPATGGVKKPHRFRPGTVALREIRKYQKSTELLIRKLPFQRLVREIAQDFKTDLRFQSSAVAALQEASEAYLVGLFEDTNLCAIHAKRVTIMPKDMQLARRIRGERA